The Sphingomonas carotinifaciens genomic sequence GCGATGCAGCCGGACACGGCACCGGCCACGGCCAGCGCGTGACCGGCCCTGATGAACCGGCGAGGGATGCAGCCATCCTCCACCACGGTGAAGAAGAACATGTTGCCCGCGCCGATCATGAAGCCGACCAGCGCGTAATCGATGCGCACCGCGATCGGCCCGACCAGACCGGGAAAGACATAGGCCGCCATGTTCGTCCAGACCATGCCATAGGCAAAGGAACTGGCGACCCACAGCACGTACCAGCGCTGGAAGCTCTGGCGCTGCCCGGCGTTGATGACTGAATTATAGGCGATGGCGGACAACAGCGCCCCGGCGAACAGGCCCATCAGGGCCAGCCACGGCGCATCCTCCCGCGGCTGTTCCGCCGCCGGGATCCCCTTGAGCTTGCGCATCAGCGACAGGTGATCGATGCGGCGATAGCCGAGATACAGACGGTCGATGTCGCGCCCGGCCGGGGGGATGGTGAAGCGCAGCACGCCGCCGGGGGCACCGTGGCCGGCCAGCTGACGGGCCGAATGCTCGATGCGGCCCATGCCCTTCGGGCCGCCTGCAACCACGGCGATACGGTCGAAGCGGGTCTGATCGACCAGCAGGTGCCAACCGGGGGGCAGGTCACGCAGGCGCGAGGCGTCCAGCCGCAGCCATAGCCATTGCGGACTGTCCTGCGGCGCGTCGGCCCCGCAGGCATAAGGCGCGGACACCACCGCCGCGTTCGATGCGCCATCGGGCAGGGTCGCGGTGCAAAGGCCGCGATGCAGGTCCACCACCGGCGCACGGGCGACGACCGGTGTTGCCCCCAGTGCGAGGAGCAGAACCATCAACATCAAGATCGCCAGTCGCACGCTTTACCTTTGCGGATATCCGTCTACCCGTTCCGGTTCGATCTTTAACCGGAAACCCCTAACAAATGAATGGTGGCCCGTTGCGGTGCACCATCAATCGTGCGGCGGTGCAGCTTGCGCGGCCGGGAAAGGTATCGAACCGCAAGCGGACGACGCACAAGCACGGGGCCGCCGGCGAATGGATGATCCGGGCGGCGGCCATTTCCGGCAATCTTTTACGAGGATGGCACCGACCGGCGCCATCCCGCCCCTCAATGCTTGCGCGGGATGAGGTGCAGGCCGAACACGATGATGCCACCGACGACGAGGCCGACCACCGCCGAGCCGAGCGCGTTGACCACCCAGGCGAGGATGCCATGGACGAAAGGCAGGGCATGGCCCGCCGCCTCGGCCGCGTCATGCAGCGTGTGGGCGATCGCGCCGAGCCCGAACGTCTCCAGACCGTGAACGATGATGCCGCCGCCGACCCACACCATCGCGGCGGTGCCGATCACCGACAGCGCGCGCAACAGCACGGGCATGGCCTTTACCAGGCCACGACCGATGCCCTGCGCGGCGCTGCCGCCGGTCTTGACCAGATGGAGGCCGATATCGTCCATCTTCACGATGATCGCGACCGCGCCGTACACGCCCACCGTGATCGCGATGCCGACCAGTGCCAGCGCGATCGCCTGAAGCGGGATCGACAGATCGGGCAGTTCGCCCAGCGCAATCGCCATGATTTCGGCGGACAGGATCAGGTCGGTGCGGATCGCACCGGAAACCTGCCGGTCCTCCAGCTCCTTGGGATCGGTGATCTCGCTGACTTCCTCGGCATGGGCCTGGCCGGACAGCGCCTCGTAGATCTTCTCGGCCGCCTCGAAACACAGATAGGCGCCGCCCAGCATCAGGAGCGGCGTGATCGCCCAGGGTGCGAACGCGCTGAGCAGCAGGGCGCCGGGCAGCAGGAAAATCAGTTTGTTGCGCAGCGATCCGATCGCGATCTTTCGGATGATCGGCAATTCGCGTTCGGGCGACAGGCCGACGACATAAGTGGGCGTGACAGCGGTATCGTCGATCACCACGCCCGCCGCCTTGGCCCCCGCGCGGCCGGCGGCACCCGCGACATCGTCCAGCGATGCCGCTGCCAGCTTTGCAATCATCGCCACATCGTCGAGCAGCGCGACCAGACCCCCTGCCATTCAACATCCCCTGATAGTTGGAGCCGCTGCGCTATCGCCAAAACACGCGGCTTGCACGCGAAATGCGGGAACGGTGGCGCGGGGTGCGCAAGGGGCTATACCGGCGTACCGGCCAAGGGGCCGGGGCCAGGGACGAGGATCGCCGCGATATGCCGCTTTACGCCATTGCCGGACGCCGCCCGACGCTGCACCCGAGCGTGTGGATCGCGCCGGGCGCCGACATCATCGGCGACGCGCATCTGGCGGAGGGGGCCAGCGTGTGGTTCCGCGCGGTGATCCGCGCCGACAACACGCCGATCCGGATCGGCGCGAACACCAACATCCAGGAAGGCGCGATGCTGCATTCCGATCCGGGCAGTCCGCTGACCATCGGGGCAGGCTGCACCGTCGGGCATCATGCCATCCTGCATGGTTGCACGATCGGCGACGGCGTGCTGGTGGGCATGGGGGCAACGGTGCTGAACGGCGCGGTGATCGGCGCGAACTGCCTGATCGGGGCCGGCGCGCTGGTGACGGAGGGCAAGGCTTTTGCCGAGGGCAGCCTGATCGTCGGCAGCCCGGCCCGCGCGGTCCGCAGGCTGGACGATGGCGCGATCGCCCGCCTGCGAATGTCGGCGGAGCATTATGCGGCGCGGGGCGCGCATTATGCCGCCGAACTGGAAGAGGTGACGCGCTGACCGACTGCGTCAGTGCGGCTCGTACCGCTCGACCAGAAAGACGCGCGCATGTTCGAAATAGGCGGGCAGGGGGGCGGCGCGCAGCGTAGGGTTGTCGGTCAGGAACTCGACGAACGCCTCGCGCTGGCCCGGCTGGCCATCGGCGGCGCGCCAGCCCCAATCGTCCAGCACGACCACCGCGCGGTCGCGAATGAGCGGCGCGGCAAAGCGGAGCGCCAGAACAGAGGCCGAATAGGTGTCGCAATCGACCATCACCAGCGATGCCTTGGACATGGTCAGGTTCGCGCGGGTGGCGGCGGTCAGAGTGTCCGAGTACCAGCCCTTGACCAGCGTGATCGCGGACAGGTCGACCCCCTTGGCGCGCAGGTGGCGGCGGGTGAGGGGCAGGGGCGAGGCAAAGGCACCGGCGTCCCAGCCTTCCTCCTCCGACCCCGTCGGCATGCCGGCAAAGGAATCGAAGCCGATCAGGCGGTTCTGATCGATGCCGCGGCGACGCAGGACGTGGAACACGGCCGCCATCGACGTACCCCGGCTGACCCCGAATTCGAGGTAATCGCCGAATTGATGATCCCGATCGGCAGCGAAAAGCCGGTCGAGCGCGGCATCGATGCAGGTGGCGAAGCTCTCCTCGGGCACCAGCGGACGCCAGGGTGCCAGCCCCCAGCGGCGCAGCGCCACATGCGCGGCACCGACCGAATCCCTGATCCCCATCTGTCGCAACGCCCAGTCGCCGAAGGTCCGGAGCGACCCCGTGCCCGTGCCGATCGTCTGCATCATCCCTGCACCTTTTCACCGGATCGCATCCGGTCGCGGCCCACCCCCGTCGGCCCGGCACCGGTTATCGTCCGTCGCATGCCGGGGGACGAGATCGGCAGATGGAGTACCCCGCCCTCCTCGCCATCGACGCGAAAGGATGCCGTCGATCGGCCGGATGGGCGATCCCGCCGCGCCGCCCGTTGACCTGTGTTAACCGCGTGAATAGCGGTGGATGCGTGACCGCACCCACCATCCTGATCGTCGAGGACGACCCCGCCCTCCGGACCCTGACCGCGCGCGCCTTGCAGGAGAACGGCTTTGCCGTCCGGCTGGCCAATGCCGCGCCCGAAATGTGGCAGGCACTGGATACCGGTACGGTCGACCTGGTCCTGCTCGACATCATGCTGCCCGGCACCAGCGGCATCGACCTGTGCCGCCAGATACGCCAGCGCAATTACGTGCCGATCATCTTCATCAGCGCCAAGGGCAGCGAGATGGACCGGGTGGTTGGGCTGGAGCTGGGCGCGGACGATTACCTGCCCAAGCCGTTCGGCACGCGCGAACTGGTCGCACGCATCCGCGCGGTGCTGCGCCGGGGCACGCTGGATCAGGAGGCGACGGCGCGCGAGGCGGGTATCCTGCGCTTCGACGGGTGGACCGCCAATATCGCTCGGCGCGAGCTGATCTCGCCCACCGGCGCGCTGGTCGAGCTGACCGGTGCCGAGTTCGACCTGCTGATCGCGTTCCTCGACAATGCGCAGCGCATCGTCGCGCGCGAGCGGTTGATCGAGCTGTCGCGGGCACGGATCGGCGACAGTTCGGACCGCAGCATCGACGTGCTGGTCAGCCGTTTGCGGCGCAAGCTGTCCGGTGCGGGCGGCGCGGCGCCGATCGTGACGGTGCGCGGTGTGGGCTACATGCTGAACGTGCCGGTCGAGCGGCAGTGACACGCTTCCTGCGCCCGTCGGTGGGGGTGCTGGGCCGGATCGTGGCGATCCTGCTGCTGGCGGTGACGATCGAGTTTGCGGTGTCCACCTTCCTGTACGAGCAGGCGAGCCAGGTCTCGGTGCGCGATGACGAGGCGCGGCGGTTGGCGGAGCATCTGGTGGTGGCGAGGCGCGTGCTGAACGAGCGGCCGGCGGCCGAGCGGGACGAGGTGGCGGACGAGCTGACGACCGATCGCTACACGGTACGCTGGTCGGTCGAGATCCCCGAGCGCGCCCCGATCTCGCCCGAGCTGGACGGCATGCGCGAGCAGATCGTGGAATGGGAGCCGACCCTGGCGGCGACCGACCTGCACCTGCGGCTGGGGTCGCTGGGGCGGCGGTCGATGATCGGGGGCGACCTGCGCCTGGATGACGACACCCGGCTGCTGTTCCGGATGCGCGAGCCGCTCCAGACCTGGGACCTGGCACTGGGCCGCGTGCTGCTGGCGCTGGTGCCGGCAATCGCGCTGATGCTGGTCAGCGGTGCGCTGATCGGGCGCATCCTGCAACCGCTGCGCCTGTTGGCGCGCGCCGCCGACGAGATTGGGCCCGGCGCGCCGCAACCGGTGCCCGAACGCGGCCCGGGCGAGGTGCGGCGGGTGACCGCGGCCTTCAACCGGATGCAGGCGCGCATCACCCGGCTGATGGACGAGCGTACCCGCTCGCTGGCCGCGGTCGGCCACGACCTGCGCACGCCGCTCGCCCGACTGCGGCTGCGCGCCGACGGCGTGGCCGAGCCCGAGGTGCGCGACGCGATCCGCGACGACATCGTCGAGATGGAGGCGATGGTCGGGTCGATGCTGGCGTTCCTGGGCGGCGAGGAAGAGGCCGAGGAGCCGGTGCTGGCCGATCTGGCCATCCTGTGCGCCAACCTGGCCGACGATGCCGCCGATCGCGGGCGCGACGTATCCTATGCGGGGCCGGATCATTTCGACATGCGGCTGCGCCGGTTCGGCATGAAGCGCGCGCTGACGAATCTGGTCGAGAATGCGCTGCATTACGGCGAACGGGTGACGATCACGCTGGAGCCGACGGCCAAGGCGACCTTTATCCGGGTGGAGGACGACGGCCCCGGCATCCCCGAGGAATCGCTGGCGCTGGTGCTGGAGCCGTTCGTCCGGCTGGACACGGCACGGCGGCGGGACACAGTGGGCTTCGGCCTCGGCCTGTCGATCGTGACGCGAACGGTGCAGGCCGAGGGAGGGCGGCTCACCCTGGCGAACCGGCCGGAAGGGGGGCTGTGCGCCGAAATCTGCCTGCCCGTCATCAGGGCGCAGCGCAGCAACAATTTGTAACGCAGCCGCTGCACGGCAGCAAAGTCCGGTGCGTATATCCTGATGCGACGAGCACAGGAGCGTATGGTATGAACGAGGTGATCGGTCGGGTTTTCAGCTTCGAAAAGCAGGTGTTTCCTAACCAGAGCGCGCTGTACAACAAGCTGACGACCCAGGGGCAGAGCCCCAAGGCGCTGATGATCTCCTGCGCGGACAGCCGCGTGGTGCCCGAGCATGTGATGCAGGCGGATCCGGGCGACCTGTTCGTCTGCCGCAACGCGGGCAACATCGTGCCCCCCTTCGCACAGGCCAATGGCGGCGTGACGGCGACGGTCGAATATGCCGTGGCGGTGCTGGGCGTGCGCGACATCATCGTGTGCGGCCATTCGGACTGCGGCGCGATGAAGGCGCTGATGAAGCCCGAAACGCTGGCCGGTGTGCCCAACGTCGCCTCGTGGCTGCGTCACAGCCATGCGGCGCACAGCGTGGTGCACGCATCCTATCCTGAAATGTCGGAAGGGGATGCGGTCCGCGCGGCCAGCCTGGAAAATGTGGCGTTGCAGTTGCAGCATCTGCGCACCCACCCTTCTGTGGCGGCGGGGATCGCACGCGGCGACATCGCGCTCCACGGTTGGTTCATCGACATCCATGCCGGCAGCGTGCTGGGCCTGGACGGCGAAACCGGTCGCTTCGTGACGCTGCGGGAGGATCGCCCGCTGCCCGTCGCGCTTGCCGCTACCCCCCGTCTCGCGGCGGACTTCCTGTATCAGGACGCCGCGGAATAACCCTCGAACGATCAGGAGATACTTATGCGATCGATGGAGTTCGATTTGACATCGCTTGAATTGCAAGGTGCCCTGCTGGTGCTGGCCGTGATCATCGCGTTTGCCGCACTGGAAGGGTGGAAAGCCAGATAGGAGAGGAGGCCGGGCGGATTCCTCCCCGTACCGGCCCGAATAACAGCCCCCGCCTATTGGGGCCGCCGCGAGGCGGCCCTTTTTTTGTGGTGTTCCCTCTCCCTGTCGGGGAGAGGGCCACGCCTTATCCTTGCCCCCGTGCATAGGCCTGCGTGCCGCGGGTGATGACGGTGTCTTCCGGCAGGATCGTCTCGATTTCGATATCCGGTTCGTTCGCCATCTCCGCGTAAAGCGGAGCGAAGTCGGTGTTCAGCGTCTGGTCGAGCAGATCCTCGAAGCTGTCGATCACGAAATAATTCTGCTGGAAATCGTCGATCCGGTATTTGGTGCGCATCACCCGCTTCAGATCGAAGCCCAGCCGGTTGGGCGAAGGGTCTTCCAGCGCGAAGACCGATTCGGTGAACGACGAGACGATTCCGGCGCCGTACAGCTTCAAGTCGCCGCCGGAGCGGACCAGCCCGAACTCGACCGTGTACCAGTAGAGCCGCGACAGGCGCTGGATCGCGCCCATCGCACCCGCGCGCTGCCCACCCTGGCCATAAGCCTGCATGTAATCGGCAAAGACCGGATTGGCGAGCAGGGGGACATGGCCGAATACGTCATGAAAGACGTCCGGTTCCTGAAGATAATCGAGCTGGTCCGGGCGGCGGATGAAGTTGCCCGCGACGAAGCGGCGATTGGCGAGATGGTCGAAGAACACGTCGTCGGGGACCAGTCCGGGCACGGCGACGACGCTCCACCCGGTCGCCCTGGTCAGCCGTTCGGACAGTTCCTCGAAGTCGGGAATGCCGGGGCGGGACAGGCGCAGCACGTCGAGGCCGGCGATGAATTCGGGCGTGACGCGTCCGGGCAGCATCCTGGCCTGTCGCTCGAACAGCGTGTCCCAGGTGGCATGTTCCTCGGGCGTGTACCGGTCCCAGCCTTGCGGGATGGTCCAGTCGGCGGCGGTGCCCTCCGGGCGGATGAGTTCTGCGTCGGCCATGACGAGAACGTTGCAGAAATCTGCGATGAATGCCTATCATTCTGGCAAGTTTACGCCGGTTTCGTGAGAGGATATTTCGGATGGGGTGCCGTTCGTGAACGAGGCTCGCACGCTGGATGCGATCGACCGGCGCATCGTCGCGCTGTTGCAGGCCGATGCGACGCTGACCAATGCCGATCTGGCGGAGCGGGTCGGTGCCTCCGCGGCCTCGTGCTGGCGACGGGTGCGGGCGCTGGAGACGAGCGGGCTGCTGGGTGCGACGGTGCGGCTGGTCGATCCGGCGGCGGTGGGGCGCGGCGTCAACGTGCTGTGCAACGTCCGCATCCGCAGCCATTCGATGGACGCGCGGCAGGAATTCGAACGCTTCGTCGATGCACGGCCGGAGGTGGTGGAATGCTTCTCCATGTCGGGCGAATGGGATTATCTGCTCCGCATCGTCGTGGCTGATGTAGCGGATTATAACGGCTTTCTGATGCAGACCTTGCTGGGGCACCCCTCGGTCGCGGGCGCGTCGTCGCACTTTGCGCTGTCGATGACGAAATATACGACGGCCCTGCCCCTGTAGGGGTGGCGGCGCGCCGACTTACTACGCTGCCGCTTCCCGGATCCGCACCGTCCGTTCCAGCTCGTCGCGGGCGAGCAGGATCTTGCGGCGGACATCGATGGGCAGCGCCTTCTGCGCGGACAGGAAGGCGTCGACCGTGGCCAGCGCCTCGCGGCTGACCTGTCCGCCGATGAACGCGTCGATCCAGCCGGGCAGGAAGAAGATGCGGCGGTTCCGGCGTATCCATTCCAGCCGCTCGAGCGCCGGGCGGAGGAAGGGCAGCGTCGATGCCGCCTGTTCGACCATGTTGAACGCGCCCAGGCTTTCGCTGACCCAGGCTTCGTTGAGGGCGGGATCGTCGAAATAGCGGCGGAAATACTCGGCCTTCACCGCCGGGGCCGGCGTGGCGGCGCGGGTGACAAAGGCGTCCTTCATCGCCTCCGACGACTGGTCGTGGCGCTGCTCCTCGGCGAACAGCGCATCGGCACCTGTCGCGCCGATCGCGATCAGGCGGCGGACGATCGCCCAGCGGGTCGGCTGGCGGACCGGCTTGTCCATCAGGGTGGCACGGCCGGCAAGCAGCGCACGCAGGCGGTCCGTGGCGAGCGGCGTGCGGGCGGTGGCGATCAGCCGGTCCATCGCATCCTTGCGCAGGCCATAGCCGAGCGCGGGATCGTCCATGCGCGCGATCAGCGCTGCCTCCCAGCGGGGGCGGAGCGGCGCGGCCTTTGCCTCGGGCAGGTAGATGTCGAGCGCGGCGGCCCCGCGCAGCAGGATGGTGCGCGACAATTGCTCGTCATGCTCGGCCGGCAGCACACCTAGCAGGATCGTCAGGTAGCGCGCCGGGGGCAGCGCCGCCTCGCGCACCACGTCCCAGAGCGCGGCCCACAGCATCGCGCGCAGCAGGGTGTCGGTGACGGTGCCGACATGCGCCGCAATCCACTCGGTGGTGCGCGCATCGGGCAGGAACAGGCCGTAGCCATGGTCGCCGTCATTGGCCCAGACATAATCGGGGGCAGGCAGGCCGGCGGCGGCCGCAACATCGGCGGTGGTGCCGCTGAACTGCGCATCGAGGATCACGTCGTCGCGGTCGTGATAGCCGAGGCGGACGCGAACCTTCATCGGCCATGTTCCGCCGGGATCGCCCGGCAAAGCCCTGACCGGGCGCTGCACCAGCCGCAGCGAGGCGATGCGCGCACCGTCGAGCGCAAGGTGCGTGTCGATGCGCGGCATGCCGGCGCGCAGCACATATTGGCGGCCGAACGCCTCCAGCGACATGCCCGATGCCTCGCCCACCGCGCTGAGCAGATCCTGCCACGTCGCGTTGGCATAGGCGTGACGCTGGAGAAAGAGGTGGAGGCCGCGGCGAAAGCCGTCCTCGCCGACCAGGAACGCCAGTTGCTTGATGATGCCGGGCGCCTTGAAATAGACGATCGGGCCGTAATTGCTCTTGGCAGCGTCCAGATTGTCCAGCGATTGCCACAGGGGAGAGGTGCCGCTGGTCTGGTCCGCGCGATAGGCCTGCGTTTTTACCGACAGGAAGAAGGTGGTCCAGGCATCGCTGTCCGGCTGCAACTCGGCCTGAAGACGTGCGGCCATGAAGGTGGAGAAGCCCTCCTTCAGCCACAGATCGTCGAACCAGCGCATGGTGACGAGATCGCCGAACCATTGGTGGCAGATCTCGTGATAGATGGTCTGGTCGCGGCCGAGGCGCTGGGGCAGCGTCGGCGGCTCGCGAAAGACGAAGCGGTCCTCGTTGTAGAAGACGGCGCCGACATGTTCCATGCCGCCGAAGGGGAAGGCGGGAGCGAGCAGGAGGTCGAGCTTGGCGAAGGGGAAGGGGACGGCGAACCAGGTGGCGAGCCAGTCTACGGCGGCGCGGTTGGTGGCGATCTGGGCCTCGGCATCGACCTCGGCGCGGCGGGAGGCGCGGGCGTAGAGGGTGATCGGCTGTTCGTTCGGGGGGGCGGATGTCCAGTGCGTCCAGGGGCCGGCGGAGAAGGCGGCGAGATAGGTGGAGATGGGCTGGGTTTGCGCGAACTGCCAGCGGGTTGCGGAGCCGGTGGTGGTCTTCGTCTCCAGCGCGCCGTTGGCGATCGCGGTCCAGTCGGCCGGGGTGGTCAGGTGCCAGCGGAAACGGGCCTTCAGGTCCGGCTGGTCGAAACAGGGAAAGAGCAGGTTGGCGTCGGACGGCACGAGCAGCGTGTAGAGATAGGTCCGGTCGTCGGTATCGTCGTGGAAGCGGATGATGGCCGCGCCCGCGGCGGCGATCGGCGTTTCGAACCGGGCGGACAGCGTGTTGCGGCCGGTGCGGAGCAGGCGCTGCGGCAGGACCAGATGGCCGTCGCGGCGGGTGTCGGCAGCAAGGGGGCGGCCGTTGACCATGACGTCGCTGAGCAGCGGCCCGCGGAAATCGAGCACCAGGTCGCCGCTGTTCGCGCGGCGCTGGAAACGGGTGATGACGGTGCCCGTCGCGCGGTCGGCGGCGGTGACGTCGAGCGCGAGGTCGTAGCGGATGTCGGAGATCGCCGCGGCGCGGGCGCGGGCGAGCGCCAGCGAAATGCCGGGGCCGGCGAGCGACGGCGCCGATGCCGCGCCGGCCCAGGCGGAGGAGGAGGACAGCAGGAGCCCGGTGGCGATCAGGCGGCGGCGGTCGGTGACGAGATGCATGGCCGCTTCATGGCGGCAGATGCGGCAATCGGCAAATTCAGCGTTCGTGCAACCGGGCAAGCGCGATGCCGGCGAGGTTCTGCGTACGCTTGATGTAGCGGATGCGCAGGCGGCCGTCGGGCTTTTCCATCGTCTGGAACAGATGGTGGTGGGCGACGCAGGATGCGGGAATACGCTGCGTCCCGTTCGCCTGCGCGATCACGGCGGCGGCGTCGCCGAGCAGGACCGCACCGGTCAGCTTCATCCGATGGGCAGTGCGCACCGCATGGATCAGGGCCAGCCATTCGGCGTCCATGCTGGTGCCGGGGCCGAGACCCTGCTGGACGATGCTGTGCGCGCCGACGACCACGGCCAGCTCCATGCCATGCGGGCGCAGGCCGCCGTCGAAGAACAGCTTCATGCGTCCCGCCAGCGGCCCGGTGCGATGTCGGCCAGCGTCCAGTCGGCGATGCGCCAGCGGATCAGGCGCAGCGTCGGGTGGCCGACCGCGGCGGTCATCCGGCGGACCTGTCGGTTGCGGCCCTCGCGGATCGTCAGGCGCAGCCAGCTGTCGGGAATGCTGAGGCGGACGCGGATCGGCGGATCGCGCGGCCACAGCGCGGGGTCGTCGATCCGCTCAACCTCCGCGGGGCGGGTCGGGCCGTCCTTCAGCGACACGCCGCCGCGAAGAGCCGCCAACGCATTGTCATCCGGGATACCCTCCACCTGGACGAGATAGGTCTTGGGTGCCTTGAACTTCGGATCGGCGATGCGGGCCTGAAGGCGGCCGTCGTCGGTGAGCAGCAACAGCCCTTCGCTGTCACGGTCCAACCGGCCGGCGGGGTAGACGTGCGGCACCTGCACATAGTCCGACAGCGTGGCGCGCGGGCTGGGGCTGTTCCGGTCGGTGAACTGGCTCAGCACGTCATAGGGCTTGTTGAACAGGATGACCCTGCTCATGCCGCCGCCATGCTGCGCGCGACCGCCTCGGCGACCTTGATGCCGTCCACCGCGGCGGAAAGGATGCCGCCGGCATAGCCCGCGCCCTCGCCGGCGGGGAACAGGCCGGCGGTGTTGAGGCTCTGCAAGCCTTCGTCGCGGGTGAAGCGGACGGGGGAGGAGGTGCGCGTCTCCACGCCCGTCATCACCACGTCGGGATGGTCATACCCCTCGATCTGGCGGCCGAACACGGGCAGCGCCTCGCGCATCGCGGCCACCGCGAAGTCGGGCAGGCATTCGGCAAGGTCGGTCGGCGTCACGCCGGGGCGGTAGGAGGGCACGACCGAGCCAAGCGTGGTCGAGGGACGCCCGGCGAGAAAGTCGCCGAGACGCTGCGCCGGTGCCTTGTAGTTCGCTCCGCCGGCGACGAAGGCGCGCTCCTCCCAATGGCGTTGCAGCGCGATGCCGGCGAGCGGATCGCCGGGATAGTCGCGCGCGGGGTCGATCGCGACGACGAAGCCGGAATTGGCGTTGCGCTCGTTGCGCGAATATTGGCTCATCCCGTTGGTGGCGACGCGGCCCTCCTCGGAGGTGGCGGCGACCACCGTGCCGCCCGGGCACATGCAGAAGCTGTAGACGGTGCGCCCGTTCGAGCAGTGATGCGAGATGTGATATTCCGCCGCCCCGAGTATCGGGTGGCCCGCGTCGGCGCCGAAGCGCGAGCGGTCGATCCAGCTTTGCGGATGTTCGATGCGCACGCCGATCGAGAAGGGCTTGGGCTCGACGAAGACACCCGCTTCGTGGAGCATGGCGAAGGTGTCGCGCGCGCTGTGGCCGATGGCGAGAACGACGCGGGATGCCG encodes the following:
- a CDS encoding Lrp/AsnC family transcriptional regulator, with the translated sequence MNEARTLDAIDRRIVALLQADATLTNADLAERVGASAASCWRRVRALETSGLLGATVRLVDPAAVGRGVNVLCNVRIRSHSMDARQEFERFVDARPEVVECFSMSGEWDYLLRIVVADVADYNGFLMQTLLGHPSVAGASSHFALSMTKYTTALPL
- a CDS encoding TylF/MycF/NovP-related O-methyltransferase, which codes for MMQTIGTGTGSLRTFGDWALRQMGIRDSVGAAHVALRRWGLAPWRPLVPEESFATCIDAALDRLFAADRDHQFGDYLEFGVSRGTSMAAVFHVLRRRGIDQNRLIGFDSFAGMPTGSEEEGWDAGAFASPLPLTRRHLRAKGVDLSAITLVKGWYSDTLTAATRANLTMSKASLVMVDCDTYSASVLALRFAAPLIRDRAVVVLDDWGWRAADGQPGQREAFVEFLTDNPTLRAAPLPAYFEHARVFLVERYEPH
- a CDS encoding ATP-binding protein, with the protein product MTRFLRPSVGVLGRIVAILLLAVTIEFAVSTFLYEQASQVSVRDDEARRLAEHLVVARRVLNERPAAERDEVADELTTDRYTVRWSVEIPERAPISPELDGMREQIVEWEPTLAATDLHLRLGSLGRRSMIGGDLRLDDDTRLLFRMREPLQTWDLALGRVLLALVPAIALMLVSGALIGRILQPLRLLARAADEIGPGAPQPVPERGPGEVRRVTAAFNRMQARITRLMDERTRSLAAVGHDLRTPLARLRLRADGVAEPEVRDAIRDDIVEMEAMVGSMLAFLGGEEEAEEPVLADLAILCANLADDAADRGRDVSYAGPDHFDMRLRRFGMKRALTNLVENALHYGERVTITLEPTAKATFIRVEDDGPGIPEESLALVLEPFVRLDTARRRDTVGFGLGLSIVTRTVQAEGGRLTLANRPEGGLCAEICLPVIRAQRSNNL
- the phhA gene encoding phenylalanine 4-monooxygenase, which translates into the protein MADAELIRPEGTAADWTIPQGWDRYTPEEHATWDTLFERQARMLPGRVTPEFIAGLDVLRLSRPGIPDFEELSERLTRATGWSVVAVPGLVPDDVFFDHLANRRFVAGNFIRRPDQLDYLQEPDVFHDVFGHVPLLANPVFADYMQAYGQGGQRAGAMGAIQRLSRLYWYTVEFGLVRSGGDLKLYGAGIVSSFTESVFALEDPSPNRLGFDLKRVMRTKYRIDDFQQNYFVIDSFEDLLDQTLNTDFAPLYAEMANEPDIEIETILPEDTVITRGTQAYARGQG
- a CDS encoding gamma carbonic anhydrase family protein: MPLYAIAGRRPTLHPSVWIAPGADIIGDAHLAEGASVWFRAVIRADNTPIRIGANTNIQEGAMLHSDPGSPLTIGAGCTVGHHAILHGCTIGDGVLVGMGATVLNGAVIGANCLIGAGALVTEGKAFAEGSLIVGSPARAVRRLDDGAIARLRMSAEHYAARGAHYAAELEEVTR
- a CDS encoding DUF808 domain-containing protein — translated: MAGGLVALLDDVAMIAKLAAASLDDVAGAAGRAGAKAAGVVIDDTAVTPTYVVGLSPERELPIIRKIAIGSLRNKLIFLLPGALLLSAFAPWAITPLLMLGGAYLCFEAAEKIYEALSGQAHAEEVSEITDPKELEDRQVSGAIRTDLILSAEIMAIALGELPDLSIPLQAIALALVGIAITVGVYGAVAIIVKMDDIGLHLVKTGGSAAQGIGRGLVKAMPVLLRALSVIGTAAMVWVGGGIIVHGLETFGLGAIAHTLHDAAEAAGHALPFVHGILAWVVNALGSAVVGLVVGGIIVFGLHLIPRKH
- a CDS encoding response regulator translates to MTAPTILIVEDDPALRTLTARALQENGFAVRLANAAPEMWQALDTGTVDLVLLDIMLPGTSGIDLCRQIRQRNYVPIIFISAKGSEMDRVVGLELGADDYLPKPFGTRELVARIRAVLRRGTLDQEATAREAGILRFDGWTANIARRELISPTGALVELTGAEFDLLIAFLDNAQRIVARERLIELSRARIGDSSDRSIDVLVSRLRRKLSGAGGAAPIVTVRGVGYMLNVPVERQ
- a CDS encoding carbonic anhydrase; protein product: MNEVIGRVFSFEKQVFPNQSALYNKLTTQGQSPKALMISCADSRVVPEHVMQADPGDLFVCRNAGNIVPPFAQANGGVTATVEYAVAVLGVRDIIVCGHSDCGAMKALMKPETLAGVPNVASWLRHSHAAHSVVHASYPEMSEGDAVRAASLENVALQLQHLRTHPSVAAGIARGDIALHGWFIDIHAGSVLGLDGETGRFVTLREDRPLPVALAATPRLAADFLYQDAAE